One Drosophila virilis strain 15010-1051.87 chromosome 5, Dvir_AGI_RSII-ME, whole genome shotgun sequence DNA window includes the following coding sequences:
- the LOC6636338 gene encoding uncharacterized protein isoform X4: MSSSSMSRTSIIWESAMFRECLPRLIRLIATAHHQKKKTSRISKHTQKHKTPFSQNTNTNPAVKSAVKSVKESSRGVKTAYKKWRDNGSHNHNPNNHFHFGLSSPQHSDRPDGSSTLYGRKVTHRSAPSSPVCSKRELNLNGQQQQPMEQHMLQLPPGQQHQQQRRAPVPLAMSSSSSQIPANGYALGAPLNANFDHIVGASPAVSSASSICSSEMNLSQELQNHPLFKMPAVDRSLKPNAEHHSTRSRNGAPPARPPPPVTLPQQPASYYNHPYAPNCNSAIVSSSMHPLVDSKPPRHTSTPTKPRPLASTDSSFDSPPDVQSPPIPPRRQCSANAVVAATAAAVSAGINRLERNCWQDESNDSNISSSGSGSASSTSSSSSSCSSAASFVTAASRFSQLNVSSPLSSDSAPIPTPRAKRESPRSSNSSSNAQPRPEDSMNDLISLDDSNNTSFDLEDFDPLNQNARPLPPLGRNFNSNHKSKSSTLPVGVNSSSVLSQANNSVNNPLYPYFAPKHMATVAAVTSRVAPTQIQRSSGGGGLAAKPPDDDFELLRKYGLDQFSLNGATATAGGANAKSALTAGAGAGKGMNNWTTFD, encoded by the exons ATGTCTTCCTCAAGCATGTCAAGGACAAG TATAATTTGGGAAAGCGCAATGTTTCGCGAGTGTTTGCCAAGACTTATTAGACTGATTGCCACCGCCcatcaccaaaaaaaaaaaacgagtaGAATttccaaacacacacaaaaacacaaaacacctttttcacaaaatacaaat ACTAATCCAGCTGTTAAGTCTGCTGTTAAATCG GTCAAGGAGAGCTCGCGTGGCGTTAAGACCGCCTACAAGAAGTGGCGCGACAACGGCAGCCATAACCACAATCCCAACAATCACTTCCATTTCGGGCTGAGCTCGCCGCAACACTCGGATCGTCCGGACGGCAGCAGTACGCTTTACGGCCGTAAGGTGACACATCGTTCGGCGCCCAGTTCGCCGGTGTGCAGCAAGCGCGAGTTGAACTTgaatggccagcagcagcagccgatgGAGCAGCacatgctgcagctgccccccgggcaacagcaccagcagcagcgacgagCGCCTGTGCCGCTGGCCATGTCCAGCTCGAGCAGCCAGATACCGGCAAATGGTTATGCGTTGGGTGCGCCGCTTAATGCTAATTTTGATCATATTGTGGGTGCGTCTCCTGCTGTTAGCTCGGCAAGCTCGATCTGTTCATCGGAGATGAATCTGTCGCAGGAGCTGCAGAATCATCCGCTCTTTAAAATGCCCGCCGTCGATCGCAGC CTGAAGCCAAACGCTGAGCATCACAGCACGCGCTCACGCAACGGCGCACCGCCGGCACGCCCACCGCCGCCCGTCACGCTGCCGCAACAACCCGCCTCCTACTACAATCATCCGTATGCGCCGAACTGCAACAGCGCTATCGTCAGCAGCTCCATGCATCCGTTAGTTGATTCAAAGCCGCCGAGGCACACGTCAACGCCCACCAAGCCACGGCCGCTTGCCAGCACAGACTCGAGCTTTGATAGTCCACCGGACGTGCAATCGCCGCCCATACCGCCCAGACGTCAGTGCAGCGCCAATGCTGTGGTGGCAGCCACAGCGGCTGCTGTTAGCGCTGGCATCAATCGACTGGAGCGCAATTGCTGGCAGGATGAGTCAAACGATTCGAATATCTCGTCATCAGGATCAGGATCGGCGTCGTCAACGTCATCGTCCAGCTCGTCCTGTTCGTCGGCCGCTTCGTTTGTTACGGCCGCCTCCAGATTCTCGCAGCTGAATGTATCATCGCCGCTCAGCTCCGACTCGGCGCCAATACCAACGCCGCGGGCCAAGAGAGAG TCACCgcgcagcagcaatagcagcagcaatgccCAACCACGCCCGGAGGACAGCATGAACGATCTGATATCGCTGGACGATAGCAACAATACCAGCTTTGATCTGGAGGATTTCGATCCGTTAAATCAGAATGCACgcccgctgccgccgctgggCAGAAACTTCAACAGCAACCACAAGTCCAAGTCGAGCACTCTGCCAGTCggcgtcaacagcagcagcgtgcTCAGCCAGGCCAACAATAGTGTCAACAATCCGCTCTATCCCTACTTTGCGCCCAAGCACATGGCCACCGTTGCGGCTGTTACGAGTCGCGTGGCGCCGACGCAAATCCAACGAAGCAGCGGCGGCGGGGGACTCGCAGCCAAGCCGCCAGATGATGACTTTGAGCTGTTGCGCAAATACGGATTGGATCAGTTCTCGCTGAATGGGGCCACGGCAACAGCTGGAGGCGCCAATGCAAAGTCAGCACTGACCGCGGGCGCAGGCGCTGGCAAGGGCATGAACAACTGGACGACCTTTGATTAG